A section of the bacterium genome encodes:
- a CDS encoding ImmA/IrrE family metallo-endopeptidase has product MKFTFDNYLGKDPALYARKILRECGLKEPPICEKTVLDYLNLELKEFSLNSIPQSQGLLDIIKTACAWLQRKTNGKSRIWVHGDTLLERKRLSIFHECGHAVIPWHNEYDYLCSEKNLDPMVRNRIEREAFGCGSEFLMPREMFVEDALSLETSISAIEQLRSRYVASLEATAIRYAYTHPGPCGIVMIEPSENQKPKTIVQAHTPPGQLPFPFRMPPKPLPVEDDKRYPLKVKYFVKSHRFPKYIAPGTGIEEGNPVFEAWASGRPLQDEIPASVVRSSAKWAYNAECVPLRSGMILVLLWLPDCQLKLDFKNGVIV; this is encoded by the coding sequence ATGAAGTTCACCTTCGACAACTACCTGGGCAAAGATCCCGCTCTTTACGCCCGAAAGATTCTCCGGGAATGCGGACTCAAGGAGCCGCCGATCTGTGAAAAGACGGTGTTGGATTATTTGAATTTGGAGCTTAAAGAGTTTTCGCTTAACAGCATCCCTCAAAGTCAGGGACTTCTTGACATCATCAAGACCGCCTGCGCCTGGCTTCAGCGAAAGACCAATGGAAAGTCCCGCATCTGGGTGCATGGAGACACCCTACTTGAGCGGAAGCGCTTGAGCATCTTCCACGAGTGCGGCCATGCAGTTATTCCCTGGCATAATGAGTATGACTACCTGTGCAGCGAAAAAAATCTTGACCCCATGGTGCGGAACCGCATTGAGCGGGAAGCTTTCGGGTGCGGATCAGAATTTCTCATGCCCAGAGAGATGTTCGTTGAAGATGCCCTGAGCTTGGAGACCAGCATCTCCGCCATCGAGCAGTTGCGATCCCGCTATGTAGCTTCCCTGGAGGCAACGGCCATACGGTATGCCTATACTCACCCGGGCCCCTGTGGGATCGTCATGATAGAACCATCGGAGAATCAGAAACCCAAAACCATTGTGCAAGCCCATACTCCGCCCGGCCAGTTGCCCTTTCCGTTCAGGATGCCGCCCAAGCCCTTACCCGTTGAGGATGACAAACGCTATCCGCTCAAGGTCAAATACTTCGTCAAGTCCCACCGCTTCCCCAAATATATTGCCCCAGGGACGGGGATTGAGGAAGGCAATCCCGTCTTTGAGGCGTGGGCGTCGGGGAGACCGCTTCAGGATGAGATACCCGCCTCGGTCGTCCGATCATCGGCTAAGTGGGCCTATAACGCCGAGTGCGTCCCCCTCAGGAGCGGGATGATCCTTGTGTTGTTGTGGCTTCCTGACTGCCAGCTAAAGCTCGATTTCAAAAATGGGGTGATCGTATGA
- a CDS encoding helix-turn-helix transcriptional regulator, protein MTLGEKVRQTRQKLGMNQKQLAEASGITQATISRIESGQVKELKSEALKRLAKALGITVDYLVDKTDKLTPNDIVHSDPTAQYIFRGYEKLSASGRRQLENFVRFLEEQEEKKERGKR, encoded by the coding sequence ATGACCCTTGGAGAGAAAGTTAGACAAACGAGACAAAAGCTGGGGATGAACCAGAAGCAATTGGCGGAAGCCTCTGGAATCACCCAGGCCACCATCTCCCGGATTGAGAGCGGACAGGTAAAGGAATTGAAGTCGGAGGCCCTGAAGCGGCTGGCGAAGGCGCTAGGGATTACGGTGGACTATCTGGTGGACAAGACCGACAAGCTTACGCCCAACGATATTGTCCACTCGGACCCTACCGCTCAATACATCTTCAGGGGCTATGAGAAGCTGTCCGCTAGCGGGAGGAGGCAGTTGGAAAACTTTGTCCGCTTCCTTGAGGAGCAGGAAGAAAAGAAGGAGAGGGGAAAGCGATGA
- a CDS encoding helix-turn-helix transcriptional regulator yields the protein MSKRKLLVKVAKQYHNRVRECRLRAMVAKQEDLAKMTGISRSTINALENNRLFLSSPYALLISEALGCKLDDLYGKRNAKRSLPAREEPQGA from the coding sequence ATGTCGAAACGAAAGCTCTTAGTGAAGGTGGCTAAGCAGTATCACAACCGGGTCAGGGAGTGCCGGTTGAGGGCAATGGTAGCCAAGCAGGAGGACTTAGCCAAGATGACAGGGATCAGCCGGAGCACCATCAACGCCCTGGAAAACAACCGGCTGTTTCTCTCCTCTCCCTACGCCCTGCTTATTTCCGAGGCCCTTGGGTGCAAACTGGATGACCTTTACGGCAAGCGCAATGCGAAGCGAAGCCTTCCGGCAAGAGAGGAGCCCCAAGGAGCCTGA